One genomic window of Arachis stenosperma cultivar V10309 chromosome 10, arast.V10309.gnm1.PFL2, whole genome shotgun sequence includes the following:
- the LOC130954632 gene encoding 26S proteasome non-ATPase regulatory subunit 7 homolog A-like, which yields MDVIKTQQISSRAIEKVIVHPLVLLSIVDNYNRVAKDTRKRVVGVLLGSTLKGTVDVTNSYAVPFEEDDKDPSIWFLDHNYHESMFSMFKRINAKEHVVGWYSTGPKLRENDLDIHGLFNDYVPNPVLVIIDVEPKELGIPTKAYYAVEEVKENATQKSQKVFVHVPSEIAAHEVEEIGVEHLLRDVKDTTISTLATEVSGKLTALKGLDARLKEIRSYLDLVIDGKLPLNHEILYHLQDVFNLLPNLNVSDLIKAFAVKTNDMMLVIYLSSLIRSVIALHNLINNKMLNKEHERTEDSKSVPVPSAAAC from the exons ATGGACGTGATAAAGACGCAGCAGATATCGTCTCGGGCGATAGAGAAGGTTATAGTGCACCCACTGGTGCTGCTGAGCATCGTCGACAACTACAACAGAGTCGCCAAAGACACTCGCAAACGCGTCGTCGGCGTTCTTCTCGGCTCCACCCTCAAGGGCACCGTCGATGTCACCAACAGCTATGCCG TGCCCTTTGAAGAAGATGACAAGGATCCTAGCATCTGGTTCCTTGACCATAATTATCATGAATCAATGTTTTCTATGTTTAAGAGAATAAACG cAAAGGAACATGTCGTGGGCTGGTATAGCACTGGTCCTAAACTGCGTGAAAATGACCTCGACATTCATGGACTATTTAATGA CTATGTTCCCAATCCTGTTTTGGTTATAATTGATGTGGAACCTAAGGAGCTTGGAATTCCAACAAAAGCTTACTATGCAGTTGAAGAGGTTAAAGAG AATGCCACTCAGAAAAGCCAAAAGGTCTTTGTTCATGTACCATCTGAGATTGCTGCTCATGAAGTTGAGGAGATAG GAGTAGAACACTTGCTTAGAGATGTGAAGGATACAACAATTAGCACCCTCGCAACAGAG GTGAGTGGAAAACTCACAGCCTTGAAGGGTCTGGATGCAAGACTTAAAGAGATAAGGAGTTACCTTGACCTTGTCATTGATGGAAAGCTTCCATTGAACCATGAGATCCTATACCATTTGCAG GATGTGTTCAACCTGCTACCAAATCTTAATGTCTCCGATCTGATCAAGGCTTTTGCAG TGAAAACCAATGATATGATGCTGGTAATTTACCTCTCATCCCTCATCAGAAGTGTAATTGCACTCCACAACTTGATAAATAACAAG ATGCTCAACAAAGAACATGAGAGGACAGAAGACTCCAAATCAGTACCAGTACCAAGTGCAGCTGCATGTTAG
- the LOC130958072 gene encoding uncharacterized acetyltransferase At3g50280-like has translation MPSSSAPITIISRCTVVPHKPSTLNDLKLSISDLNMLSCHYIQKGCIYAAPSLPQTTLIQSLKTSLSQTLSIFPPLAGTFRTSDSGHVYVHSNDSGVHFIHAAASAVSVSDLLSSKDVPNTFQQLFPFHKKLNYTAHFSPIMAVQVTELADGVFIGIAVNHAVTDGASLWHFFNTFAEFSRGAASPSRLPDFRRDSILVSEAVLRLPDGDLKVSFNANETLRERIFGFSRESIRRLKAEANRRAPLENQICSDDGGSAVELMAKMSNDTKLETVTGNKPNSEIVEISSFQSLCALTWRAVTRARKIPLSKSTTFRMAVNVRSRMEPKLGDNYFGNAIQSFATCATAEEVVCRDLSWSAKQLNKSVRAYDSDAVKRAIEDWECEPQCFALGNHDGATVQMGSSPRFPMYDNDFGLGKPVAVRSGAANKFDGKMSAFPGRDGGGSVDLEVVLAPDAMAALECDDEFMLYASG, from the coding sequence ATGCCTTCTTCGTCTGCACCAATTACTATAATCTCAAGATGCACCGTTGTCCCTCACAAACCCTCAACACTCAACGACCTCAAGCTTTCAATCTCAGACCTCAACATGCTCTCTTGTCACTACATCCAAAAGGGATGTATCTACGCTGCACCCTCACTCCCTCAAACCACTCTAATCCAATCCCTTAAAACCTCACTCTCACAAACCCTCTCCATCTTCCCTCCCCTCGCCGGAACCTTCCGAACCTCAGATTCCGGCCATGTCTACGTCCATTCTAATGACTCCGGCGTCCATTTCATCCACGCCGCGGCTTCTGCAGTTTCTGTCTCCGACCTCTTGTCCTCAAAGGACGTCCCCAACACCTTCCAACAACTCTTCCCCTTCCACAAGAAACTAAACTACACCGCTCATTTCTCTCCGATCATGGCCGTTCAGGTCACCGAGCTCGCCGATGGTGTCTTCATCGGCATCGCCGTCAACCATGCCGTCACCGACGGAGCCTCCCTCTGGCACTTCTTCAACACCTTCGCTGAATTCTCCAGAGGAGCCGCATCGCCATCGAGGCTCCCGGACTTCCGCCGGGACTCAATTCTGGTCTCCGAAGCCGTCCTCCGGCTACCGGACGGCGACCTTAAGGTCTCCTTCAATGCCAACGAGACCTTGCGCGAGAGGATCTTCGGCTTCAGCCGCGAATCCATTCGGAGGCTGAAAGCAGAAGCGAACCGCCGCGCACCGCTGGAGAATCAAATCTGCAGCGATGACGGCGGCTCCGCCGTTGAGTTGATGGCGAAGATGAGCAACGACACGAAATTGGAAACGGTTACTGGAAACAAACCAAATAGTGAAATCGTTGAGATCTCGTCCTTTCAGTCCCTCTGCGCGCTGACTTGGCGTGCGGTTACGCGTGCTAGGAAGATTCCGTTATCCAAATCGACGACGTTTAGAATGGCGGTTAACGTTCGCAGCAGAATGGAGCCGAAGCTTGGGGATAACTACTTTGGGAACGCGATTCAGAGCTTTGCCACGTGTGCGACCGCGGAAGAAGTAGTGTGCAGGGACCTTTCGTGGAGCGCAAAGCAGCTGAACAAGAGCGTTAGGGCGTACGATAGCGATGCGGTGAAGCGCGCCATAGAGGATTGGGAGTGCGAGCCACAGTGCTTCGCTTTGGGGAACCACGACGGCGCCACGGTGCAGATGGGGAGCTCTCCGCGGTTTCCTATGTACGATAATGATTTCGGGTTGGGGAAACCAGTGGCTGTGAGGAGCGGCGCCGCCAATAAGTTCGACGGAAAGATGTCGGCATTTCCTGGGAGGGATGGCGGTGGTTCCGTGGACTTGGAGGTGGTCTTGGCGCCCGATGCTATGGCGGCTCTTGAGTGTGACGACGAGTTCATGCTCTATGCATCTGGTTGA